In Pyxidicoccus trucidator, a genomic segment contains:
- the gspG gene encoding type II secretion system major pseudopilin GspG → MSQKTQRKQRRKSRGMTLIEIMVVITILGLIAAAVGVAVIPQLEAARRDRASLDIKSIQGAMKLYYTKKGKYPDTASGLNALVETQALEQMPKDPWNNDYVYINEGGKPVIISYGADGTAGGEGNDADISSADGAAANNK, encoded by the coding sequence ATGAGCCAGAAGACCCAGAGGAAGCAGCGCCGCAAGAGCCGCGGCATGACCCTGATTGAAATCATGGTGGTCATCACCATCCTCGGCCTCATCGCGGCGGCCGTGGGCGTGGCGGTGATTCCGCAGCTGGAGGCCGCCCGTAGAGACCGCGCCTCGCTGGACATCAAGAGCATCCAGGGCGCGATGAAGCTCTACTACACGAAGAAGGGGAAGTACCCCGACACCGCCTCGGGCCTGAACGCGCTCGTGGAGACCCAGGCCCTGGAGCAGATGCCCAAGGACCCCTGGAACAACGACTACGTGTACATCAACGAGGGCGGCAAGCCCGTCATCATCTCCTACGGCGCGGACGGCACCGCCGGTGGCGAGGGCAACGACGCGGACATCTCCTCCGCGGACGGCGCCGCCGCCAACAACAAGTGA
- a CDS encoding general secretion pathway protein GspK gives MPSFFQQKSRRRRSASPAARRERRSRGVALIIAVVSIAILTVIATDFAYNSRVDLQLAANQRDEVRAYYLARSGIALSRLLLRFQKQVDQTPIPNPAALLSQFLGPQAQQGGQQTPQPSSLNIQLYKMARVDCHMLKGLVKSEGADGETAAMEPADDKDFKMDDAEKDPAAMEVASQMTQRSFGGFEGCFLASISDEEEKLNVHRLMAGAGDAYPTMLRMLDMFNDKRFEFLWERDDANKVRSTPQDVVLALKDWADDDETGSAINLVDATNPLPSGFSDEGAAYSRYDPTYEPKNARFDSVDELYRVHGVNDQFMSAFRDRLTVYPDINRRPNINTDDPVMLGLAIMSVADQTRPDPRLHDPVFLNEVITRVRSAKMFSFFGMSVQDFVAVVESAGIPINPAVKANVAGNRLVGDKSQTFTIKSVGEAGSVQKTLTAVVRLDDTLGRLLYWREE, from the coding sequence ATGCCCAGCTTCTTCCAACAGAAGTCCCGCCGCCGTAGGAGCGCGTCCCCCGCGGCCCGCCGTGAGCGGCGCTCGCGTGGCGTGGCGCTCATCATCGCGGTGGTGTCCATCGCCATCCTCACGGTGATTGCCACCGACTTCGCCTACAACAGCCGGGTGGACCTGCAGCTGGCGGCCAACCAGCGGGACGAGGTGCGCGCGTACTACCTGGCGCGCTCGGGCATTGCCCTGTCCCGGCTGCTGCTGCGCTTCCAGAAGCAGGTGGACCAGACGCCCATCCCCAACCCGGCGGCCCTCCTCTCGCAGTTCCTGGGCCCGCAGGCGCAGCAGGGTGGCCAGCAGACGCCGCAGCCGTCGTCGCTCAACATCCAGCTCTACAAGATGGCGCGTGTGGACTGCCACATGCTCAAGGGGCTGGTGAAGAGCGAGGGCGCGGACGGCGAGACGGCGGCGATGGAGCCGGCGGACGACAAGGACTTCAAGATGGACGACGCCGAGAAGGACCCGGCGGCGATGGAGGTGGCGTCGCAGATGACGCAACGCTCCTTCGGCGGCTTCGAGGGCTGCTTCCTGGCCTCCATCTCCGACGAGGAGGAGAAGCTCAACGTCCACCGCCTGATGGCCGGCGCCGGCGACGCGTACCCCACCATGCTGCGCATGCTGGACATGTTCAACGACAAGCGCTTCGAGTTCCTCTGGGAGCGCGACGACGCCAACAAGGTGCGCAGCACGCCGCAGGACGTGGTGCTGGCGCTGAAGGACTGGGCGGACGACGACGAGACGGGCTCGGCCATCAACCTGGTGGACGCAACGAACCCCCTGCCCTCCGGCTTCTCGGATGAGGGCGCCGCGTACAGCCGCTATGACCCGACCTACGAGCCGAAGAACGCGCGCTTCGACAGCGTGGACGAGCTGTACCGGGTGCACGGGGTGAACGACCAGTTCATGTCCGCGTTCCGCGACAGGCTCACCGTGTACCCGGACATCAACCGGCGGCCCAACATCAACACGGACGACCCGGTGATGCTGGGGCTGGCCATCATGTCGGTGGCGGACCAGACGCGGCCGGACCCGCGGCTGCACGACCCGGTGTTCCTCAACGAGGTCATCACCCGCGTCCGCTCGGCGAAGATGTTCAGCTTCTTCGGCATGTCCGTGCAGGACTTCGTCGCCGTGGTCGAGTCAGCCGGCATCCCCATCAACCCGGCCGTGAAGGCCAACGTGGCGGGCAACCGGCTCGTGGGCGACAAGAGTCAGACGTTCACCATCAAATCCGTGGGAGAAGCGGGCAGCGTGCAGAAGACGCTCACCGCCGTGGTCCGGCTGGACGACACGCTGGGCAGGCTCCTGTACTGGAGAGAGGAATAG
- a CDS encoding type II secretion system protein GspG — MNEHASLTTPMPSQEGTDRPRNVGRFILALVFLVATGLAFFLVWLTHDASLTTEQRRARAEIRKLEGFFKSHHRLMGRFPSKEEGFTPLIQARLLDAVPVDPWGHPYVYWMDGKTGAVVSYGADGKAGGSGPDADLSSGGALAAHWEQP, encoded by the coding sequence ATGAACGAGCACGCCTCCCTCACCACCCCGATGCCCTCGCAGGAGGGGACGGACCGCCCCCGGAACGTGGGGCGGTTCATCCTGGCCCTCGTCTTCCTGGTCGCCACGGGTCTGGCCTTCTTCCTCGTGTGGCTGACGCATGACGCGTCGCTCACGACCGAGCAGCGCCGGGCGCGGGCGGAGATCCGCAAGCTGGAGGGGTTCTTCAAGTCGCACCACCGGCTGATGGGGCGCTTCCCCTCGAAGGAAGAGGGCTTCACCCCGCTCATCCAGGCCCGCCTGCTGGACGCGGTGCCGGTGGACCCCTGGGGCCACCCGTACGTGTACTGGATGGACGGCAAGACGGGCGCCGTCGTCTCCTACGGGGCGGACGGCAAGGCGGGCGGCAGTGGCCCGGACGCGGACCTGAGCAGCGGCGGAGCGCTGGCCGCCCACTGGGAGCAGCCATGA
- a CDS encoding type IV pilus modification PilV family protein, with translation MRRNQGFTLLEVVVALAILGLALMAIFDLNAGAVSNHVYTKRLTVASLLARSKMTDLEQKLYDDGFSNDDDEESGDFSDDGWPQFKWRARIIAPKTEGVTPDQLIGAIFNLPIGDSGDGDPMGGIASLFGGGAGGGGGKDGASGGPQPSGLGGMGGAAMGMAQPMFTQMIQQITQTVREVHLTVFWMEGTQLESIDLVTHVVSLGPGSDRNGGAAFAQSQGQQPPGQENQWVNPNTGLIVANPMPGPNGTMLDPQTRMPLMRQSDFNNQRNGGAQQPGTGGIVPPGGQGNNPLGNIKIPGFQRRTQ, from the coding sequence ATGAGACGCAACCAGGGCTTCACCCTGCTGGAGGTGGTGGTGGCGCTCGCCATCCTCGGGCTCGCGCTCATGGCCATCTTCGACCTGAACGCGGGCGCGGTGTCCAACCACGTCTACACCAAGCGCCTCACCGTGGCGTCGCTGCTGGCCCGCTCGAAGATGACGGACCTGGAGCAGAAGCTCTACGACGACGGCTTCTCCAACGACGACGACGAGGAGTCCGGTGACTTCTCCGACGACGGCTGGCCCCAGTTCAAGTGGCGCGCGCGCATCATCGCCCCCAAGACGGAGGGCGTGACGCCGGACCAGCTCATCGGCGCCATCTTCAACCTGCCCATCGGCGATAGCGGGGATGGAGACCCCATGGGCGGCATCGCCAGCCTCTTCGGCGGCGGCGCGGGCGGCGGCGGTGGCAAGGACGGCGCGTCCGGCGGTCCCCAGCCCTCGGGCCTGGGTGGAATGGGCGGCGCGGCCATGGGCATGGCGCAGCCCATGTTCACGCAGATGATTCAGCAAATCACCCAGACGGTGCGCGAGGTGCACCTCACGGTCTTCTGGATGGAGGGCACGCAGTTGGAGAGCATCGACCTGGTGACGCACGTGGTGTCTCTGGGGCCGGGCTCGGACCGCAACGGCGGCGCGGCCTTCGCCCAGTCGCAGGGCCAGCAGCCCCCGGGCCAGGAGAACCAGTGGGTGAACCCGAACACGGGCCTCATCGTGGCCAACCCGATGCCCGGCCCCAACGGCACCATGCTGGACCCGCAGACGCGCATGCCGCTCATGCGCCAGTCCGACTTCAACAACCAGCGCAACGGCGGCGCCCAGCAGCCGGGCACGGGCGGCATCGTCCCCCCGGGCGGCCAGGGCAACAACCCGCTGGGCAACATCAAGATCCCCGGCTTCCAGAGGAGGACCCAGTGA
- the pilM gene encoding pilus assembly protein PilM, protein MARILGLDLGSHSVKGVVLESKTKGHTVKGFAEVRRAPEGERADTLRAAVQELLGQLPPGNLDQVVIALPGPSLTTHALSLPFSDGKRIEATLPFEIGSQLPFDLSDAVYDYQVVGLKDVEGSKDKASDLLVGVVRKEELQSLLALLADLKLDPRIVTHPGLAYQNLFQQSPGLFEGTGEGGAVALVDIGHERTSVSFGKPGLGVTFTRTFAGGGRDLSKALATEFQTSLAEAHHWKEQHGAMASAAQGPDAERAAGAFVRGLQPVLRELRPTLKAFTARTRQQVGSVVLSGGTARMPGLAEQLSRDLNLPVRLLALPADAAEAIPAAVQPAAVQAYSLALRGNATGARAPRFNFRRGDLSFKGDFDYMKDKLGLLASFAATLLLLFIAYGVVRNSVLSRREAQVDAVLCDTTQRILGKCEKDYNRALSMLKGVESPAAALPKLTAVNLLAEVTQRVPEDVPVKFDRIQIDLDRVILQGETDSSKQVDTLSNALKGHACFKDVRQGKVERTRDGNKVSFRLDVQVQCPGTQGGES, encoded by the coding sequence ATGGCCCGCATTCTTGGCCTGGACCTTGGCAGCCACTCCGTGAAGGGCGTGGTGCTGGAGTCCAAGACGAAGGGACACACCGTCAAGGGGTTCGCCGAGGTCCGGCGCGCGCCCGAGGGCGAGCGCGCGGACACCCTGCGCGCCGCGGTGCAGGAGCTGCTCGGCCAGCTCCCGCCCGGAAACCTGGACCAGGTCGTCATCGCCCTGCCCGGCCCGTCGCTCACCACGCACGCGCTGAGCCTGCCGTTCTCCGACGGCAAGCGCATTGAAGCGACGCTGCCCTTCGAGATTGGCAGCCAGCTGCCCTTCGACCTCTCCGACGCCGTCTACGACTACCAGGTCGTCGGCCTGAAGGATGTGGAGGGCAGCAAGGACAAGGCCAGCGACTTGCTGGTGGGCGTGGTGCGCAAGGAGGAGCTGCAGTCGCTGCTGGCGCTGCTGGCGGACCTCAAGCTGGACCCGCGCATCGTCACCCACCCCGGCCTCGCCTACCAGAACCTGTTCCAGCAGTCGCCGGGCCTCTTCGAGGGCACGGGCGAGGGCGGCGCGGTGGCGCTGGTGGACATCGGCCACGAGCGCACCTCGGTGTCCTTCGGCAAGCCGGGCCTGGGCGTGACGTTCACCCGCACCTTCGCGGGCGGCGGGCGGGACTTGAGCAAGGCGCTGGCCACCGAGTTCCAGACGTCGCTGGCGGAGGCGCACCACTGGAAGGAGCAGCACGGGGCCATGGCCAGCGCGGCGCAGGGCCCGGACGCGGAGCGCGCGGCGGGGGCCTTCGTGCGGGGCCTGCAGCCGGTGCTGCGCGAGCTGCGCCCCACCCTCAAGGCCTTCACCGCCCGCACCCGCCAGCAGGTGGGCTCGGTGGTGCTGAGCGGCGGCACCGCGCGCATGCCCGGGCTGGCCGAGCAGCTCTCCCGTGACTTGAACCTGCCGGTGCGGCTGCTGGCGCTGCCCGCGGACGCGGCGGAGGCGATTCCCGCGGCGGTGCAGCCGGCGGCCGTGCAGGCGTACTCGCTGGCGCTGCGGGGCAACGCGACGGGCGCCAGGGCGCCGCGCTTCAACTTCCGCCGGGGTGACCTCTCCTTCAAGGGTGACTTCGACTACATGAAGGACAAGCTGGGGTTGCTGGCCTCGTTCGCGGCCACGCTCCTGCTGCTCTTCATCGCCTACGGCGTGGTGCGCAACTCGGTGCTGTCGCGCCGCGAGGCGCAGGTGGACGCCGTGCTGTGTGACACCACGCAGCGCATCCTCGGCAAGTGCGAGAAGGACTACAACCGCGCGCTCAGCATGCTCAAGGGCGTGGAGAGCCCGGCGGCGGCGCTGCCCAAGCTGACGGCGGTGAATCTGCTGGCGGAAGTCACGCAGCGGGTGCCGGAGGACGTGCCGGTGAAGTTCGACCGGATTCAAATCGACCTGGACCGCGTCATCCTCCAGGGTGAGACGGACTCGTCGAAGCAGGTGGACACGCTGTCCAACGCGCTCAAGGGCCACGCGTGCTTCAAGGACGTGCGGCAGGGCAAAGTGGAGCGGACGCGGGACGGCAACAAGGTGTCCTTCCGCCTGGACGTCCAGGTGCAGTGCCCGGGGACGCAGGGCGGGGAGAGCTAG
- the gspN gene encoding type II secretion system protein GspN has protein sequence MPPDTKPARWKLFLGYAAFAVVAFILGLFVTFPYDAIRSRLVTEAAQAGLAVRIGSLRPGLAGITATQVRVSKPAQPLSAEVIAALATGEGNVPGALELGEPVLLDSVAVRPTLFPPGVAVRASAMGGTLSAAVGGLGDVKVRVEADGLQASGGNLPAFTGLDMEGELNGTLALTLPKGKGPDADLSQADGELTLDSQGLVIKGGKASLPMGGGQAMAVDLPRIALGALTGRIQFEKGLGTVQTLRLKSDDLEALATGTLKLGKRLEYSEPAMDVNFKLDPEAQKRLGPIGMGVTILPPDKKDPSFRAARLAGFLNRPTFTPRR, from the coding sequence ATGCCTCCTGACACCAAGCCCGCCCGCTGGAAGCTCTTCCTCGGCTACGCCGCGTTCGCGGTGGTGGCCTTCATCCTCGGCCTGTTCGTCACCTTCCCGTACGACGCCATCCGCTCGCGGCTCGTGACGGAGGCGGCCCAGGCGGGGCTCGCCGTGCGCATCGGCTCGCTGCGGCCGGGGCTGGCGGGCATCACCGCCACCCAGGTGCGCGTGAGCAAGCCGGCCCAGCCGCTGAGTGCCGAGGTGATTGCGGCCCTGGCCACCGGCGAGGGCAACGTGCCGGGCGCGCTGGAACTGGGCGAGCCGGTGCTGCTCGACTCCGTGGCGGTGCGCCCCACCCTCTTCCCGCCGGGCGTGGCCGTGCGCGCGAGCGCCATGGGCGGCACGCTGAGCGCGGCCGTGGGCGGGCTGGGCGACGTGAAGGTGCGCGTGGAGGCGGACGGCCTCCAGGCCTCCGGCGGCAACCTGCCGGCCTTCACCGGCCTGGACATGGAGGGTGAGCTGAACGGCACCCTCGCGCTGACGCTGCCCAAGGGCAAGGGCCCGGACGCGGACCTGTCCCAGGCGGACGGCGAGCTGACGCTGGACTCGCAGGGGCTGGTCATCAAGGGCGGCAAGGCCTCCCTCCCCATGGGCGGCGGGCAGGCGATGGCCGTGGACCTGCCGCGAATCGCGCTGGGCGCGCTCACCGGGCGCATCCAGTTCGAGAAGGGGCTGGGCACCGTGCAGACGCTGCGCCTCAAGAGCGACGACCTGGAGGCCCTGGCCACCGGCACGCTGAAGCTGGGCAAGCGGCTGGAGTACAGCGAGCCGGCCATGGATGTGAACTTCAAGCTGGACCCCGAGGCCCAGAAGCGGCTGGGGCCCATCGGCATGGGCGTCACCATCCTCCCGCCGGACAAGAAGGACCCCAGCTTCCGGGCCGCCCGCCTCGCCGGCTTCCTCAACCGGCCCACCTTCACGCCGCGTCGCTGA
- the gspF gene encoding type II secretion system inner membrane protein GspF has protein sequence MPVFEYRGINSAGKSIKGLLEADSPKTLRSKLRGDGIFLTDVLAQAEGSRAAVSKGANASLVARDIDLRKLGRGRVNTDDVAIFTRQLSTLLHAGVTLVESLSALVDQVEKERFKRALSDIKQRVNEGSTLADALGQHPKIFPSIYVNMVRAGEASGALDAVLTRLADFTENQARLQQKILSTMLYPAIMMVVGGGILVALMVFVVPKVTKIFETMKATLPLSTRILIATSNFFQNWWFVAVPLMALGVWLFMRWTKSPKGKPKWDRITLRAPVVGSLVRLLSISRFARTLATLLKSGVPLLAAMDIVKAVMTNTVLAEVVEKARDSIREGESIATPLKRSGEFPPLVYHMVAIGERSGQLEDMLTNVADNYETQVNVRIGALTSLLEPLLIVVMGAVIAFVALSILLPILQVNSAIR, from the coding sequence ATGCCGGTCTTCGAGTACAGAGGTATCAACTCCGCGGGCAAGTCCATCAAGGGCCTGCTCGAGGCGGACTCCCCCAAGACGCTGCGCTCCAAGCTGCGCGGCGACGGCATCTTCCTCACGGACGTGCTGGCACAGGCGGAGGGCAGCCGCGCCGCCGTGTCCAAGGGCGCCAACGCGTCGCTGGTGGCGCGCGACATCGACCTGCGCAAGCTGGGCCGGGGCCGCGTCAACACCGACGACGTCGCCATCTTCACCCGGCAGCTGTCCACGCTGCTGCACGCCGGCGTCACCCTGGTGGAGTCGCTCAGCGCGCTGGTGGACCAGGTGGAGAAGGAGCGCTTCAAGCGCGCCCTCTCCGACATCAAGCAGCGCGTCAACGAGGGCTCCACCCTCGCGGACGCCCTGGGCCAGCACCCCAAAATCTTCCCCAGCATCTACGTGAACATGGTGCGCGCGGGCGAGGCCTCGGGCGCGCTGGACGCGGTGCTCACGCGCCTGGCGGACTTCACGGAGAACCAGGCCCGGCTGCAGCAGAAGATTCTCAGCACCATGCTCTACCCCGCCATCATGATGGTGGTGGGCGGCGGCATCCTCGTGGCCCTCATGGTCTTCGTGGTGCCGAAGGTGACGAAGATCTTCGAGACGATGAAGGCCACGCTGCCCCTGAGCACGCGCATCCTCATCGCCACCAGCAACTTCTTCCAGAACTGGTGGTTCGTCGCCGTGCCGCTGATGGCGCTGGGCGTCTGGCTGTTCATGCGCTGGACGAAGAGCCCCAAGGGCAAGCCGAAGTGGGACCGCATCACCCTGAGGGCCCCCGTCGTCGGCAGCCTGGTGCGCCTGCTGTCCATCTCCCGCTTCGCCCGCACGCTGGCCACGCTGCTCAAGAGCGGCGTCCCGCTGCTGGCGGCCATGGACATCGTCAAGGCGGTGATGACGAACACGGTGCTCGCGGAGGTGGTGGAGAAGGCCCGCGACTCCATCCGCGAGGGCGAGAGCATCGCCACCCCGCTCAAGCGCTCGGGGGAGTTCCCTCCGCTCGTGTACCACATGGTCGCCATCGGTGAGCGCTCCGGCCAGTTGGAGGACATGCTCACCAACGTGGCGGACAACTACGAGACGCAGGTGAATGTGCGCATCGGCGCCCTCACCTCGCTCCTCGAGCCCCTGCTCATCGTGGTGATGGGCGCGGTGATTGCATTCGTAGCGCTCTCCATCCTGCTGCCGATCCTCCAGGTGAACTCGGCCATCCGGTGA
- a CDS encoding prepilin-type N-terminal cleavage/methylation domain-containing protein produces MTPARRRAQRGLTLIEISIAIIIVAMLFSAAVMGIGSITGAKAKGSAGELAGLIRSLYDSAALRGKTCRLVFEIPDPKSEEPTRYHAECAEGAVTTSRDRDTALRDENSERERNARASGGTGANGETRRNYLVSGGDAPTATELMEGEKQRVENAARFSSYTSEEVPSRELPGDVKVSVWTRHQREPVESGVAYLYFFPQGYTEKAHVYVKQGDNVWTLDVSPLTGKVQVVAEELEVPK; encoded by the coding sequence ATGACGCCCGCCCGCCGCCGCGCCCAGCGCGGCCTGACGCTCATCGAAATCTCCATCGCCATCATCATCGTCGCGATGCTGTTCTCCGCGGCGGTGATGGGCATCGGCTCCATCACCGGCGCCAAGGCGAAGGGCTCCGCGGGCGAGCTGGCGGGCCTCATCCGCTCGCTGTACGACTCGGCCGCGCTGCGCGGCAAGACGTGCCGCCTGGTGTTCGAGATTCCCGACCCGAAGAGCGAGGAGCCCACCCGCTACCACGCCGAGTGCGCGGAGGGCGCGGTGACGACGTCGAGGGACCGGGACACCGCGCTGCGCGACGAGAACAGCGAGCGCGAGCGGAACGCGCGCGCCAGCGGAGGCACGGGCGCCAACGGCGAGACGCGCCGCAACTACCTCGTGTCCGGCGGGGACGCGCCCACCGCCACGGAGCTGATGGAAGGTGAGAAGCAGCGCGTGGAGAACGCGGCCCGCTTCTCGTCGTACACCTCGGAAGAGGTGCCCTCGCGCGAGCTGCCGGGGGACGTGAAGGTGTCGGTGTGGACGCGCCACCAGCGCGAGCCGGTGGAGAGCGGCGTGGCCTACCTCTACTTCTTCCCGCAGGGCTACACGGAGAAGGCCCACGTGTACGTCAAGCAGGGGGACAACGTCTGGACGCTGGACGTGTCACCCCTCACCGGCAAGGTGCAGGTGGTGGCCGAAGAGCTGGAGGTGCCGAAATGA
- a CDS encoding type II secretion system protein GspJ translates to MRRHARGFTLMEVMVAVAITALMGTVVAMAFQTGLTAKETVEADADRYRQVRVAMNRMAREIGSAYVSDRYDLKRFRDQNDRPTNFVGERDKLLFTTFSHQRLYTDVKESDQAVVEYFVEASTDREAKGRQDLKRRVNPNVDDRMDRGGNTDVLFEGVKGLEFAYWNSEKKEWDDEWDTRRTELKALLPTRVRVTVTAVDETGKEAKYTTQARIMLNTELPRY, encoded by the coding sequence ATGAGGCGCCACGCTCGCGGCTTCACGCTGATGGAGGTCATGGTGGCCGTCGCGATTACGGCGCTGATGGGCACCGTGGTGGCCATGGCCTTCCAGACGGGCCTGACGGCCAAGGAGACGGTGGAGGCGGACGCGGACCGCTACCGCCAGGTGCGCGTGGCCATGAACCGCATGGCGCGCGAGATTGGCTCCGCGTACGTCAGCGACAGGTATGACCTGAAGCGCTTCCGAGATCAGAACGACCGGCCCACCAACTTCGTCGGCGAGCGGGACAAGCTGCTCTTCACCACGTTCTCACACCAGCGCCTGTACACGGACGTGAAGGAGTCCGACCAGGCGGTGGTGGAGTACTTCGTGGAGGCGTCCACGGACCGGGAGGCGAAGGGGCGGCAGGACCTCAAGCGCCGCGTCAACCCCAACGTGGATGACCGCATGGACCGGGGCGGCAACACGGACGTGCTCTTCGAGGGCGTCAAGGGGCTGGAGTTCGCGTACTGGAACTCGGAGAAGAAGGAGTGGGACGACGAGTGGGACACCCGGCGCACGGAGCTCAAGGCCCTGCTGCCCACGCGGGTGCGCGTCACCGTCACGGCCGTGGACGAGACGGGCAAGGAAGCGAAGTACACCACCCAGGCCCGCATCATGCTCAACACGGAGCTGCCGAGGTACTGA
- the gspM gene encoding type II secretion system protein GspM has protein sequence MARIQEVFAPVTTWFERLSDRERRMVSIAGAALLAFIVFAVVVTFANSASGYRKRTQDKLAKLQEVQALAASYREAQAARQSVEQQLSSSDVQLISYIEDKATAAGLQVPNMTPKGELGVGDGKIIESSVELTFTDVDLRKLTDFLTTVESGPGVVKVKYLRIEPRSASDTLTAWTTVATYRMKQ, from the coding sequence ATGGCCAGGATCCAGGAAGTCTTCGCACCGGTGACGACGTGGTTCGAGCGGCTGAGTGACCGTGAGCGGCGGATGGTGTCCATCGCCGGCGCGGCGCTGCTGGCGTTCATCGTCTTCGCCGTCGTCGTGACGTTCGCCAACAGCGCGTCCGGCTACCGCAAGCGCACGCAGGACAAGCTGGCGAAGCTGCAGGAGGTGCAGGCGCTGGCGGCCAGCTACCGCGAGGCGCAGGCGGCGCGGCAGTCGGTGGAGCAGCAGCTGTCGTCCAGCGACGTGCAGCTCATCAGCTACATCGAGGACAAGGCCACGGCGGCCGGCCTCCAGGTGCCCAACATGACGCCCAAGGGCGAGCTGGGCGTGGGGGACGGTAAAATCATCGAGAGCTCCGTGGAGCTGACCTTCACGGACGTGGACCTGCGCAAGCTGACGGACTTCCTCACCACGGTGGAGAGCGGGCCGGGGGTGGTGAAGGTGAAGTACCTGCGCATCGAGCCGAGGAGCGCCTCGGACACGCTGACGGCGTGGACCACCGTCGCCACCTACCGGATGAAGCAATAA